Proteins from a single region of Argiope bruennichi chromosome 6, qqArgBrue1.1, whole genome shotgun sequence:
- the LOC129971693 gene encoding uncharacterized protein LOC129971693 has protein sequence MDTIIKLNKAKTSLKGSISRIENFADKVSEDTSLMDLEVKLKKIDQLQQNVISIRRNSFELDDADATELTDFEEELEQCDVRLEDLEFFEAKEIHALLNADLFFRIMKDNVYRVNEKLLFRETEFGWIASGRLEEAKTIDALESCFLLINNSIEDTLKQFFDLESLGIRDDPCIHEDQALKLFNNTVQYNNGRYIVELSFHKHIKELSDNLIVAKQRFQNLWRRLQKDTDLHLKYEEIIQDYLNQGIIKKVDSSELCKDKPIYYLPHQVVKKEGRVTTSTLIVFDATSHQANELSLNDCLWPGPNLYPNLLDVLINFRLNKIAISSDIRQAFLQICLADKHKDAVRFLWTPSDPRTEKRPVLEVYRFNRVIFGVNASPFLLAATVKHHINKYEEEYPITVKHLDSYMYVDDWITGQDTREALLISRHAKNIMKEAGMEMRKWISNDSTLMNQWVAEGFDTYPVDTSVCLGSNKTKVLGMAWQTQDDCFTLDTTSLLEFITASKITKRSLLQAIGKIFDPLGLLTPFTIRVKCLIQELWEKKITWDEILPPKIVERWLEWCRELPLLDELKIPRLVLDSTNDEKNDTIEIHVFCDASKLAYGASVYVKLKKQDKVYVNLITPKNSGSTEKCYIASA, from the exons ATGGatactataattaaattaaacaaagcaaaaacTTCCCTAAAAGGAAGTATTTCAAGAATTGAAAACTTTGCTGATAAAGTGTCAGAAGACACAAGCTTAATGGACTTAgaagtgaaactgaaaaaaatcgaCCAGCTGCAGCAAAATGTCATCAGTAtaagaagaaattcatttgaactGGATGATGCGGATGCAACTGAATTAACAGATTTTGAAGAAGAATTGGAACAATGTGATGTCCGCCTCGAGGATTTGGAG TTTTTTGAGGCAAAAGAGATTCATGCTTTATTGAATGCGGATCTTTTCTTTAGAATAATGAAAGATAATGTTTACAGGGtgaatgagaaattattatttagagaaaCAGAATTCGGTTGGATTGCGAGTGGACGACTAGAAGAGGCGAAAACTATCGATGCTTTAGAATCGTGTTTTCTTCTCATCAATAATTCTATAGAAGATacgttaaaacaattttttgatctTGAATCATTAGGTATAAGAGATGATCCATGCATCCATGAAGATCaggctttaaaattatttaataatacagtGCAGTACAACAACGGCAGATACATTGTAGAATTATCTTTCCATaaacatattaaagaattatcTGATAATCTTATTGTAGCTAAACaacgatttcaaaatttgtgGAGGAGATTACAGAAAGATACGgatcttcatttaaaatatgaagaaattattcaGGACTATCTTAACCAGGGCATAATAAAAAAGGTCGATTCTTCTGAACTGTGTAAagataaaccaatttattatcTGCCTCATCAAGTAGTGAAAAAGGAAGGTAGAGTCACAACTTCTACACTTATAGTATTTGATGCTACATCTCATCAAGCTAACGAGCTCTCTTTGAATGACTGTCTGTGGCCAGGGCCCAATTTATATCCAAACCTTCTAGATGTGTTAATAAATTTTAGGCTCAACAAAATAGCAATATCATCCGACATTCGACaggcttttcttcaaatttgcttGGCGGATAAACATAAAGATGCAGTGCGTTTCTTATGGACACCAAGTGATCCTCGTACTGAGAAAAGACCAGTTCTAGAAGTTTATCGTTTTAACCGAGTGATTTTCGGCGTAAATGCTAGTCCATTTCTACTTGCAGCTACAGTGAAACATcacattaataaatatgaagaagAGTATCCTATTACTGTAAAACATCTAGATTCTTACATGTATGTAGATGACTGGATTACGGGTCAAGACACTCGAGAAGCTCTTCTTATTTCTCGCCATGCTAAGAATATCATGAAGGAAGCGGGAATGGAAATGAGAAAATGGATCAGCAATGATTCCACCTTGATGAATCAGTGGGTAGCAGAGGGTTTCGATACTTATCCCGTTGACACTTCCGTCTGCTTAGGAAGTAACAAGACAAAAGTGCTAGGTATGGCTTGGCAGACTCAAGACGATTGCTTCACTCTAGATACAACAAGTTTACTGGAATTTATTACTGCCAGTAAAATTACTAAACGATCCCTCTTGCAAGCCATCGGAAAAATATTTGACCCACTTGGGTTACTTACGCCCTTTACTATTAGAGTCAAGTGTCTCATCCAAGAACTTTGGGAAAAGAAAATCACGTGGGATGAAATTTTACCCCCCAAAATTGTAGAAAGATGGTTGGAGTGGTGTAGAGAGTTACCACTGTTGGATGAACTAAAAATACCAAGATTAGTTCTTGATTCTACAAATGACGAGAAAAACGACACCATAGAAATTCACGTATTTTGCGACGCTTCAAAACTTGCCTATGGTGCTTCAGTTTATGTGAAATTAAAGAAGCAAGACAAAGTGTATGTTAACCTCATCACTCCAAAAAATAGTGGCTCCACTGAAAAGTGTTACATTGCCTCGGCTTGA